From Pararhodobacter zhoushanensis, the proteins below share one genomic window:
- the gyrB gene encoding DNA topoisomerase (ATP-hydrolyzing) subunit B yields MTAQPAPREDYGADSIKVLKGLDAVRKRPGMYIGDTDDGSGLHHMVYEVVDNGIDEALAGHATAVSVKIHADSSVSVRDNGRGIPTDIHTEEGVSAAEVIMTQLHAGGKFDQNSYKVSGGLHGVGVSVVNALSDWLELRIWRGGKEWYARFENGDTAIHLREEGPAAEGEKGTEVRFMASAKTNRPDGTFSNLEYKFQTLENRLRELAFLNSGVMIVIEDERPAEPLRTEFCYEGGVREFVRYLDRSKTPVMPEPIWITGEKDGIGVEVAMWWNDSYHETVLPFTNNIPQRDGGTHMAGFRGALTRTINAYAQSSGIAKKEKISFTGDDAREGLTCVLSVKVPDPKFSSQTKDKLVSSEVRPAVENLVNEKLSEWFEENPSHAKQIVGKIVEAALAREAARKARDLTRRKTALDVASLPGKLADCQERDPSKSELFLVEGDSAGGSAKQGRSRQNQAVLPLKGKILNVERARFDRMLSSQEIGTLITALGTGIGRDEFDLGKLRYHKIVIMTDADVDGAHIRTLLLTFFYRQMPQLIEGGHLYIAEPPLYKVARGRSEVYLKDVPALEDYLIAQGIDGASLKLNTGEVIAGQDLQRVVEAARAFKRVLDAFPTHYPRNVLEQAALAGAFDPGRVDGDLQAVANNVAQRLDMVAKEYERGWTGRITQEQGIRLSRILRGVEEIRNLDGAVLRSGEARRLSRLSGETRNVYSSLSQLSRRDRMQTIHGPVELLQAMLDEGQRGLSLQRYKGLGEMNPGQLWETTLDPEARTLLQVKVDDVAEADDIFSKLMGDVVEPRREFIQKNALNVENLDT; encoded by the coding sequence ATGACGGCTCAACCCGCCCCGCGCGAGGATTACGGCGCTGATTCTATTAAAGTTCTCAAGGGCTTGGATGCAGTTCGCAAACGCCCCGGAATGTATATCGGCGATACCGACGATGGCTCTGGCCTGCACCACATGGTGTACGAGGTTGTCGATAACGGTATTGACGAGGCTCTGGCCGGTCACGCCACCGCCGTCAGCGTAAAGATCCACGCCGACAGCAGCGTGTCGGTGCGCGATAACGGTCGCGGGATTCCGACCGATATCCACACCGAAGAAGGCGTCTCGGCGGCCGAGGTCATCATGACCCAGCTGCACGCGGGCGGTAAATTCGATCAGAACAGCTATAAGGTTTCGGGCGGCCTGCACGGCGTCGGCGTGTCTGTGGTCAACGCACTGTCCGACTGGCTTGAGTTGCGCATCTGGCGCGGCGGCAAGGAATGGTACGCGCGGTTTGAAAACGGCGACACCGCGATCCATCTGCGCGAAGAAGGCCCCGCCGCCGAGGGCGAGAAGGGCACAGAAGTGCGCTTCATGGCCAGCGCCAAGACCAACCGCCCGGATGGCACGTTCTCCAATCTGGAATACAAGTTCCAGACGCTGGAAAACCGCCTGCGTGAGCTGGCGTTCCTGAACTCGGGCGTGATGATCGTCATCGAGGACGAGCGCCCGGCCGAACCGCTGCGGACCGAATTCTGCTATGAGGGCGGCGTGCGCGAATTCGTGCGCTACCTTGATCGTTCGAAGACCCCGGTCATGCCGGAACCGATCTGGATCACCGGCGAGAAAGACGGCATCGGCGTTGAAGTGGCGATGTGGTGGAACGACAGCTACCACGAGACGGTGCTGCCCTTCACCAACAACATTCCGCAGCGCGATGGCGGCACGCATATGGCGGGCTTCCGTGGCGCGCTGACCCGCACGATCAACGCCTATGCGCAATCCTCGGGGATCGCGAAGAAGGAAAAGATCAGCTTCACCGGCGATGATGCGCGCGAAGGCCTGACCTGCGTGCTGTCGGTCAAGGTGCCTGACCCCAAGTTCAGCTCGCAGACCAAGGACAAGCTGGTCTCGTCCGAGGTGCGCCCGGCGGTTGAGAATCTGGTCAACGAAAAGCTGAGCGAGTGGTTCGAGGAAAACCCCAGCCACGCCAAGCAGATCGTCGGCAAAATCGTCGAGGCCGCGCTGGCCCGTGAGGCCGCGCGCAAGGCCCGCGACCTGACCCGCCGCAAGACCGCGCTGGATGTGGCGTCGCTGCCCGGCAAGCTGGCCGATTGTCAGGAACGCGATCCGTCCAAGTCTGAATTGTTCCTGGTCGAGGGTGACTCGGCCGGCGGGTCGGCCAAGCAGGGCCGCTCGCGGCAGAATCAGGCCGTGCTGCCGCTCAAGGGCAAGATCCTGAACGTCGAGCGTGCGCGCTTTGACCGGATGCTGTCCAGTCAGGAGATCGGCACGCTGATCACCGCACTGGGCACCGGCATCGGCCGCGACGAGTTCGACCTTGGCAAGCTGCGCTACCACAAGATCGTCATCATGACCGATGCTGACGTCGACGGCGCCCACATCCGCACGCTGCTGCTGACCTTCTTCTACCGCCAGATGCCGCAACTGATCGAAGGCGGGCACCTCTATATCGCCGAGCCGCCGCTCTACAAAGTGGCGCGCGGGCGGTCGGAAGTGTACCTCAAGGACGTCCCGGCGCTGGAAGATTACCTGATCGCGCAGGGCATTGATGGTGCCTCGCTGAAGTTGAACACCGGCGAAGTGATCGCCGGGCAAGACCTGCAGCGCGTTGTCGAAGCGGCGCGCGCCTTCAAACGCGTGCTCGACGCCTTCCCGACGCATTACCCGCGCAACGTGCTGGAACAGGCCGCGCTTGCCGGTGCGTTCGATCCGGGCCGGGTGGATGGCGACCTGCAAGCCGTGGCAAATAATGTCGCGCAACGGCTTGATATGGTTGCCAAAGAATACGAGCGTGGCTGGACCGGCCGCATCACGCAAGAGCAGGGCATCCGCCTGTCGCGCATCCTGCGCGGCGTGGAAGAGATCCGCAATCTGGACGGCGCTGTGTTGCGCTCGGGCGAAGCGCGGCGGCTGTCGCGCCTGTCGGGCGAAACGCGCAACGTCTATTCCAGCCTGTCGCAACTCTCGCGTCGGGACCGGATGCAGACGATTCACGGCCCGGTCGAGCTGCTGCAAGCCATGCTCGATGAAGGTCAGCGCGGGCTGTCGCTGCAACGCTACAAGGGTCTGGGTGAGATGAACCCGGGCCAGCTGTGGGAAACCACGCTGGACCCCGAAGCGCGCACGCTGCTGCAGGTCAAGGTCGACGACGTGGCCGAAGCGGACGACATTTTCAGCAAGCTGATGGGTGACGTGGTGGAACCGCGCCGCGAGTTCATCCAGAAGAACGCACTGAACGTGGAAAATCTGGATACCTGA
- a CDS encoding DUF6455 family protein encodes MTIHSPSNNAQIWNVAPKLGVDLARVIEGAVMTPADLSEMLLNCARCWHTKKCARWQYSARGQVCGHMPAFCANRDILNDVAAR; translated from the coding sequence GTGACGATTCACTCACCGTCGAACAATGCCCAGATCTGGAATGTCGCGCCCAAACTGGGCGTGGATCTGGCGCGCGTGATTGAGGGGGCGGTGATGACGCCCGCTGATCTGTCGGAAATGCTGCTGAATTGCGCGCGCTGCTGGCACACAAAGAAATGCGCGCGCTGGCAATACAGCGCGCGCGGTCAGGTTTGCGGACACATGCCAGCGTTCTGCGCCAACCGTGATATCCTGAATGATGTCGCCGCGCGCTAA
- a CDS encoding glutathione S-transferase family protein, producing the protein MGQLIEGRWDTGWYDTKSTGGAFKRNAASWRNWVTADGSAGPSGEGGFKAESGRYHLYVSYACPWAHRALIFRSLKGLEDHIGLSVVHPDMLENGWELRADFDGATGDMLGDAEYMHQVYTRADPLMTGRVTVPVLWDTARKTIVSNESSEIIRMFNSAFDGITGNTLDFWPADLREAIEPVNARIYDTFNNGVYKAGFATTQKAYDDAVGPLFETLGWLETRLSDRRFLMGDRVTEADWRLFTTLVRFDAVYHGHFKCNRRRIVDYPTLWDYTRALYQVPGVAQTVRLDHITRHYYYSHDTVNPHRIVPIGPALDFDAPHGRGDVLGSAR; encoded by the coding sequence ATGGGACAACTGATCGAAGGTCGCTGGGACACCGGCTGGTACGACACCAAGAGCACCGGCGGGGCGTTCAAGCGCAACGCCGCAAGCTGGCGCAACTGGGTGACGGCGGATGGCAGCGCCGGCCCCTCGGGCGAGGGGGGCTTCAAGGCCGAAAGCGGGCGCTATCACCTCTATGTTTCCTATGCTTGCCCCTGGGCCCACCGGGCGCTTATTTTCCGCAGCCTCAAAGGGTTAGAGGATCACATCGGGCTGTCGGTGGTGCACCCCGACATGCTGGAAAACGGCTGGGAGTTGCGCGCGGATTTTGACGGCGCAACGGGCGATATGCTGGGCGACGCCGAATATATGCACCAGGTCTATACCCGCGCCGATCCGCTGATGACTGGGCGCGTGACGGTGCCGGTTTTGTGGGACACGGCGCGCAAGACCATCGTCTCGAACGAGAGTTCCGAGATCATCCGCATGTTCAATTCCGCGTTTGACGGGATTACCGGCAACACGCTGGATTTCTGGCCTGCCGATCTGCGCGAGGCCATCGAGCCGGTGAATGCGCGGATTTACGATACGTTTAACAACGGGGTCTACAAGGCGGGCTTTGCCACCACGCAAAAGGCCTATGATGACGCCGTCGGGCCGCTGTTTGAGACGCTCGGCTGGCTGGAAACGCGGTTGAGTGACCGGCGGTTCCTGATGGGTGACCGGGTGACGGAAGCCGACTGGCGGCTGTTTACCACGCTGGTGCGTTTCGATGCGGTGTACCACGGCCACTTCAAGTGCAACCGCCGCCGGATCGTCGATTATCCGACCCTGTGGGACTATACCCGCGCCCTGTATCAGGTCCCGGGCGTGGCGCAGACGGTGCGGCTGGATCACATCACGCGGCACTATTACTACAGCCATGACACGGTTAATCCGCACCGGATTGTGCCCATCGGCCCGGCTCTGGACTTCGACGCGCCGCATGGGCGTGGCGATGTGCTGGGCTCGGCACGCTGA
- a CDS encoding MalY/PatB family protein, producing the protein MNFDEIIDRRGTHSAKWDMMEELFGVSPDDGIAMWVADMDFRPPACVPAALSAMVEHGVFGYFGDDAAYKASIDWWMSTRHGWNVDPSWIFTTHGLVNGTALCIHTWSQPGDGVVLFTPVYHVFAKITKAAGRTVTECPLVLRDGLYEMDLEDAAKRLTGNEKIVVISSPHNPGGRCWTEGELKALGAFCKAHDLILVSDEIHCDLIFPGQKHMPAITALPDMLDRLVMLTAPTKTFNIAGAHNGNVIIPDETLREAFGATMMGLGISPSSFGLAMETAAYSPEGAAWVDALMAYLAENQKVFDAGIAEIPGLVSMPLEATYLAWVDFSGTGMAGEEIIRRIEKDAKIAVNYGETFGTGGETYMRFNIATPKARVVEAVARLKSAFGDLQ; encoded by the coding sequence ATGAACTTCGACGAAATCATCGACCGGCGCGGCACCCATTCGGCCAAGTGGGACATGATGGAAGAGCTTTTCGGCGTTTCACCCGACGATGGCATTGCCATGTGGGTTGCCGACATGGACTTCCGCCCGCCCGCTTGCGTGCCCGCCGCGCTGAGCGCGATGGTGGAGCACGGGGTGTTTGGCTATTTCGGTGATGATGCCGCCTATAAGGCGTCAATCGACTGGTGGATGAGCACGCGCCACGGCTGGAACGTCGATCCCTCATGGATCTTCACCACGCATGGTCTGGTGAACGGCACCGCGCTGTGCATTCACACCTGGAGCCAGCCGGGCGATGGTGTGGTGCTGTTCACGCCGGTTTACCATGTGTTCGCCAAGATCACCAAAGCCGCCGGGCGCACCGTCACCGAATGCCCGCTGGTGCTGAGGGACGGTCTGTATGAGATGGATCTTGAGGATGCGGCCAAGCGTCTGACCGGCAACGAAAAGATCGTTGTCATCTCGTCGCCGCACAACCCCGGTGGTCGCTGCTGGACCGAGGGTGAGCTGAAAGCGCTGGGCGCGTTCTGCAAAGCGCACGACCTGATTCTGGTGTCCGACGAGATCCACTGCGACCTGATCTTCCCGGGGCAAAAGCACATGCCCGCGATCACCGCGCTGCCCGATATGCTGGACCGGCTGGTGATGCTGACCGCACCGACCAAGACCTTCAACATCGCCGGGGCGCACAACGGCAACGTGATCATCCCCGACGAGACGCTGCGCGAGGCGTTCGGTGCGACGATGATGGGTCTGGGGATCTCGCCCAGCTCGTTCGGGCTGGCGATGGAAACCGCCGCCTATTCGCCCGAGGGTGCGGCCTGGGTCGATGCGCTGATGGCCTATCTGGCCGAGAATCAGAAGGTTTTCGATGCCGGGATCGCGGAAATTCCCGGTCTGGTGTCGATGCCGCTTGAGGCGACCTATCTGGCCTGGGTCGATTTCTCGGGCACCGGGATGGCGGGTGAAGAGATCATCCGCCGGATCGAGAAAGACGCGAAGATCGCGGTGAACTATGGCGAGACCTTCGGCACCGGCGGCGAGACCTACATGCGCTTCAACATCGCCACGCCCAAGGCGCGGGTGGTCGAGGCGGTGGCGCGGCTCAAGTCAGCCTTCGGCGATCTGCAATGA
- the def gene encoding peptide deformylase has product MSLRSILIHPDPRLKKVCAPVQTVTSELGALAEDMLETMYEAPGIGLAAPQIGIMQRLFVMDCVKDQDTAPRPMVLINPEITWSSEETSSYEEGCLSIPEQYGEVTRPSTVRMRWLGLDGKTHEEEFSELWATCAQHEFDHLNGKLFIDYLGPIKRQMITRRMEKLKRERARG; this is encoded by the coding sequence ATGAGCCTGCGTTCCATCCTGATCCATCCCGATCCCCGCCTGAAAAAGGTCTGTGCCCCCGTCCAGACGGTAACGTCCGAACTTGGCGCACTGGCCGAGGACATGCTTGAAACCATGTACGAGGCCCCCGGCATCGGGCTGGCCGCGCCTCAGATCGGCATCATGCAGCGCCTCTTCGTGATGGATTGCGTCAAGGATCAGGACACGGCCCCGCGCCCGATGGTCCTGATCAATCCTGAGATCACCTGGTCCTCGGAAGAGACCAGTTCATACGAGGAAGGCTGCCTGTCCATCCCCGAGCAATACGGCGAGGTCACGCGCCCGTCGACGGTGCGGATGCGCTGGCTGGGGCTGGATGGCAAGACCCATGAGGAAGAGTTCAGCGAGCTGTGGGCGACCTGCGCGCAGCACGAGTTCGACCACCTCAACGGCAAGCTGTTCATCGACTATCTGGGGCCGATCAAGCGCCAGATGATCACCCGGCGGATGGAAAAGCTGAAACGCGAGCGGGCGCGCGGCTGA
- a CDS encoding FAD-dependent oxidoreductase, with protein MAAAIALHLAGHRVEIFDQFDAPRPVGSGLVVQPVGQRVLEWLGCGQAARALGAPIRMLHGVEARTGAGTLAVRYDAAGAGLHGLGMHRASLFEALHGRLVALGARVVASSQVIASSADRQGRWLQMADGRRAGPFDLVVDALGSHSPSRRWCRACCLMARSGPRWSGPRPSCQPTA; from the coding sequence TTGGCGGCAGCGATTGCGCTGCATCTTGCCGGGCACCGGGTTGAAATCTTCGATCAGTTCGACGCCCCGCGCCCGGTAGGCTCGGGGCTGGTGGTGCAGCCGGTGGGGCAACGGGTGCTCGAGTGGCTGGGCTGTGGTCAGGCGGCGCGGGCCCTGGGCGCACCGATCCGCATGTTGCACGGGGTTGAGGCGCGGACGGGGGCGGGCACGCTGGCCGTGCGCTATGACGCGGCGGGTGCCGGGCTGCACGGTCTGGGCATGCACCGCGCCAGCCTGTTCGAGGCGCTGCACGGGCGGCTGGTCGCGCTGGGGGCGCGCGTCGTGGCGTCCTCGCAGGTCATCGCCAGCAGTGCCGACCGGCAGGGCCGCTGGTTGCAGATGGCCGATGGCCGCCGCGCCGGGCCTTTCGATCTGGTCGTCGACGCGCTGGGATCGCATTCCCCCTCTCGCCGCTGGTGTCGCGCGTGCTGCCTTATGGCGCGCTCTGGACCACGCTGGAGTGGCCCGCGACCGAGCTGCCAGCCGACCGCCTGA
- a CDS encoding FAD-dependent oxidoreductase, whose translation MLPYGALWTTLEWPATELPADRLTQRYVAAHRMVGVLPIGRMPGETTQRAAFFWSLRHDAYPDWQAQGLAPWQAEMRGIWPALSPFIGQITDPAQMVLARYSHGTLRKPYGDRLVHIGDSAHRASPQLGQGANMALLDALALARALDSAPAQDAPALYARMRRGHLMLYQAFSRFLTPQYQSDSRALAWFRDRIVAPIGRVPPFDRAMGAIAAGLFIPPLGGEPYANGQPVPPSWAMDAPPAPMLQR comes from the coding sequence GTGCTGCCTTATGGCGCGCTCTGGACCACGCTGGAGTGGCCCGCGACCGAGCTGCCAGCCGACCGCCTGACCCAGCGCTATGTCGCCGCGCACCGGATGGTCGGCGTGCTGCCCATCGGGCGGATGCCCGGAGAGACCACGCAGCGCGCCGCCTTTTTCTGGTCGCTGCGCCATGACGCCTATCCCGACTGGCAGGCGCAGGGGTTGGCCCCGTGGCAGGCTGAGATGCGCGGTATCTGGCCCGCGCTCAGCCCTTTCATCGGGCAGATCACCGACCCGGCGCAGATGGTGCTGGCGCGCTACTCGCATGGCACCCTGCGCAAGCCCTATGGCGATCGGCTGGTTCATATCGGTGACAGCGCCCACCGGGCCAGCCCGCAACTGGGACAGGGCGCGAATATGGCGCTGCTGGATGCGCTGGCGCTGGCCCGTGCGCTGGACAGCGCCCCTGCGCAGGACGCCCCCGCGCTTTATGCCCGCATGCGGCGCGGGCACCTGATGCTGTACCAGGCCTTCAGCCGCTTCCTGACCCCGCAATACCAGTCCGACAGCCGCGCGCTGGCGTGGTTCCGTGACCGCATCGTCGCGCCGATTGGCCGCGTGCCGCCGTTTGACCGGGCGATGGGGGCGATTGCCGCAGGCCTGTTCATCCCGCCGCTGGGCGGCGAGCCCTACGCCAACGGCCAGCCCGTCCCGCCAAGCTGGGCGATGGACGCGCCCCCTGCCCCGATGCTACAGCGCTGA
- the def gene encoding peptide deformylase, with translation MPVLPIVQYPDPMLRRPCTPVTALDGITRQLAADMLETMYAATGRGLAGPQVAVPKRIFVMDCTWKEGTPAPRVFLNPEILETSDALALNTEGCLSIPGVPALVARPDWVLMRWLDLDGVAQTETLSGFEAVCAQHELDHLNGRLCIDLMDEAARVAASPALTALSHPETP, from the coding sequence ATGCCCGTTTTGCCCATCGTCCAGTACCCCGACCCGATGCTGCGCCGCCCCTGCACCCCGGTGACGGCGCTCGACGGCATCACCCGCCAACTGGCCGCCGACATGCTCGAAACCATGTACGCCGCCACAGGCCGCGGCCTAGCCGGGCCGCAAGTTGCGGTGCCCAAGCGGATTTTCGTGATGGATTGCACATGGAAAGAGGGCACGCCCGCCCCCCGCGTGTTCCTGAACCCCGAAATCCTTGAGACCTCGGATGCGCTGGCCCTCAACACCGAAGGCTGCCTGTCGATCCCCGGCGTGCCTGCGCTGGTTGCGCGGCCCGACTGGGTGCTGATGCGCTGGCTGGATCTGGACGGGGTCGCGCAGACCGAGACGCTCTCGGGGTTCGAGGCCGTCTGCGCCCAGCATGAACTCGATCACCTCAACGGGCGGCTCTGCATCGACCTGATGGACGAGGCCGCGCGCGTCGCCGCCTCGCCCGCCCTGACCGCCCTCTCACACCCGGAAACCCCATGA
- the def gene encoding peptide deformylase, with translation MIRRCLPWPDARLRTPAAPVDTITDEIRALWTDMIDTMEAMPGVGLAAPQIGVMLRLAVVDASEARGQAVRMANPEVLHASVQLRPHDEASPNLPGVHAQIQRPRAVTVRFLNEQGMVEEKDFVSLWATSVQHQIDHLNGKMYFDHLSKVKRDMLLRKAKKLVN, from the coding sequence ATGATCCGCCGCTGCCTGCCTTGGCCCGACGCGCGCCTGCGCACCCCTGCCGCCCCCGTCGACACCATCACCGACGAAATCCGCGCGCTCTGGACCGACATGATCGACACGATGGAGGCGATGCCCGGCGTCGGTCTGGCCGCGCCGCAGATCGGCGTGATGCTGCGGCTGGCGGTGGTCGATGCGTCCGAAGCGCGCGGTCAGGCGGTGCGCATGGCCAACCCCGAGGTGCTGCACGCCTCGGTCCAGCTACGCCCGCATGACGAGGCCAGCCCCAACCTGCCCGGCGTCCACGCGCAGATCCAGCGGCCCCGCGCCGTGACCGTGCGGTTCCTGAACGAGCAGGGCATGGTCGAGGAAAAGGATTTCGTCAGCCTCTGGGCGACCTCGGTCCAGCACCAGATCGACCATCTGAACGGCAAGATGTATTTCGACCACCTGAGCAAGGTGAAGCGCGACATGCTGCTGCGCAAGGCCAAGAAGCTGGTGAACTAA
- a CDS encoding methionine synthase, with the protein MRIASRVFYGLAALAAIAGGVFYVYISSLACAFGSLNGRCRIKAPWELGSEDLQFMVLYPLSIVLILALIGWLLGRDAG; encoded by the coding sequence ATGCGGATCGCATCACGGGTGTTTTACGGGCTCGCAGCCCTTGCGGCCATCGCAGGCGGTGTCTTTTACGTCTACATCAGCAGCCTCGCCTGCGCCTTTGGCAGCCTGAACGGCCGCTGCCGGATCAAGGCCCCGTGGGAGCTGGGATCGGAAGACCTGCAATTCATGGTCCTCTATCCGCTGTCCATCGTGCTGATTCTCGCCCTCATCGGCTGGCTGCTCGGGCGCGACGCGGGTTAG
- a CDS encoding ArsR/SmtB family transcription factor, with the protein MRQGPDISRIAALIGDPTRATILSVLLGGQALTARELAEAAGVSAATASDHLKQLTEAGLLWPRKQGRHRFFALADEQVAQALETLAGLAATRGHMRAQPGPNDAALREARVCYDHMAGAAAVRMFDSLAGRGFLVVSRDSVGLSAEGAGFIAGLGIDTAALTAQRRPMCRVCLDWSERRSHLAGALGAALLTRFHAQGWVRRVEDSRHIRFTPPGLRAFSAAFG; encoded by the coding sequence ATGAGACAAGGTCCAGACATCTCGCGCATTGCGGCGCTGATCGGCGATCCGACCCGCGCCACCATCCTGTCGGTCCTGTTGGGCGGGCAGGCGCTGACCGCGCGTGAGCTGGCCGAGGCGGCGGGGGTCAGTGCCGCGACGGCCTCGGATCACCTGAAGCAACTGACCGAGGCCGGGCTCTTGTGGCCGCGCAAGCAGGGGCGGCATCGGTTTTTTGCGCTGGCCGACGAGCAGGTCGCGCAGGCGCTGGAGACGCTGGCGGGACTGGCCGCCACGCGTGGCCACATGCGCGCTCAACCCGGCCCGAACGATGCGGCGCTGCGCGAGGCGCGGGTTTGCTACGACCATATGGCCGGCGCCGCTGCCGTGCGGATGTTTGACAGTCTGGCCGGGCGCGGGTTTCTGGTCGTCTCGCGCGACAGTGTCGGGCTGAGCGCCGAGGGTGCCGGGTTCATCGCGGGCCTCGGCATCGACACGGCCGCGCTGACGGCGCAGCGGCGGCCGATGTGCCGGGTCTGTCTGGACTGGTCCGAACGCCGCTCGCATCTGGCGGGCGCGCTGGGCGCGGCCTTGCTCACGCGGTTTCACGCGCAAGGCTGGGTGCGACGGGTTGAAGACAGCCGCCATATCCGCTTTACCCCGCCGGGATTGCGCGCCTTTTCGGCGGCGTTTGGCTGA
- a CDS encoding DUF1127 domain-containing protein: MIRLIPLLSLFPALRLRPTLRRWHRNATTRRDLRALDTHLLRDIGVTPAAAAREARRPFWHR; encoded by the coding sequence ATGATCCGTCTCATCCCCCTGCTGTCGCTCTTTCCAGCCCTGCGGCTGCGCCCGACCCTGCGCCGCTGGCACCGCAACGCCACCACCCGCCGCGATCTGCGCGCCCTCGACACTCATCTGCTGCGCGACATTGGTGTGACCCCCGCCGCCGCCGCGCGCGAAGCCCGCCGCCCGTTCTGGCACCGCTGA
- a CDS encoding histone deacetylase family protein — protein MSTAFYTDPACLNHATPEGHPEQVARLVSILAALEHRDFAGLDRRQAPLAEVAELLRCHPQDYIDRIRAAEPDAGNHQLDADTWMSPGSWDAALAGVGAVTAALDAVMAGEARNAFAAIRPPGHHAETATPMGFCLFGTVAIAAKRALDHHRLSRVAVLDFDVHHGNGTQDLLWNEPRALFVSSHQFPLWPGTGRAEETGPHGTILNVPLAPGTRGPDFRDAWERQVFPRVDAFKPELILISAGFDAHIDDPLAQLALTEDDFIWITHRLCDLADAHAGGRVVSALEGGYNLDALAASTAAHIRVLMERGA, from the coding sequence ATGAGCACAGCCTTTTACACCGACCCCGCCTGTCTGAATCACGCAACGCCCGAGGGCCATCCCGAGCAGGTGGCGCGGCTGGTATCGATTCTGGCCGCGCTGGAGCATCGCGATTTCGCCGGGCTGGACCGGCGGCAAGCGCCGCTGGCCGAGGTGGCCGAGCTGCTGCGCTGCCATCCGCAGGACTATATCGACCGTATCCGCGCGGCAGAGCCTGACGCGGGCAATCACCAACTGGACGCCGATACGTGGATGTCGCCGGGCAGCTGGGATGCGGCGCTGGCGGGGGTGGGCGCGGTGACAGCGGCGCTGGATGCCGTCATGGCGGGTGAGGCGCGCAATGCGTTCGCCGCGATCCGCCCGCCGGGCCACCACGCGGAAACCGCCACGCCGATGGGGTTCTGCCTGTTCGGCACCGTCGCCATCGCCGCCAAGCGGGCGCTGGATCACCACAGGCTGAGCCGCGTTGCGGTGCTGGACTTCGACGTGCACCACGGCAATGGCACGCAGGATCTGCTGTGGAACGAGCCGCGCGCGCTGTTCGTATCGAGCCACCAGTTCCCTCTCTGGCCCGGCACCGGGCGCGCGGAAGAGACCGGGCCGCATGGCACGATCCTGAACGTACCGCTGGCCCCCGGCACGCGCGGCCCCGATTTCCGCGATGCGTGGGAAAGGCAGGTGTTCCCCCGCGTTGACGCCTTCAAGCCCGAGCTGATCCTGATCTCGGCCGGGTTCGACGCCCATATCGACGATCCGCTGGCCCAGCTGGCGCTGACCGAGGACGATTTCATCTGGATCACCCACCGCCTCTGCGATCTTGCCGATGCCCATGCCGGCGGGCGGGTGGTCAGTGCGCTGGAAGGCGGCTATAACCTCGACGCGCTGGCGGCCTCGACCGCGGCGCATATCCGGGTGTTGATGGAGCGTGGCGCATGA
- a CDS encoding exodeoxyribonuclease VII small subunit, producing MKPVADLSFEDALRELEQVVGQLEGGAVDLEKSIAIYERGAELKKHCEAKLAQAQARIEQITLAENGQPDGTAPFDAQ from the coding sequence ATGAAGCCTGTAGCAGACTTGTCGTTTGAGGACGCCCTGCGCGAATTGGAGCAGGTCGTCGGCCAGCTGGAAGGCGGCGCGGTCGATCTGGAGAAATCCATCGCCATCTACGAGCGCGGCGCCGAGCTGAAAAAGCATTGCGAGGCCAAGCTGGCGCAGGCGCAGGCGCGGATCGAACAGATCACGCTGGCCGAGAATGGCCAGCCCGACGGCACCGCGCCTTTCGACGCGCAATGA